In a single window of the Debaryomyces hansenii CBS767 chromosome A complete sequence genome:
- a CDS encoding DEHA2A02684p (weakly similar to uniprot|P26370 Saccharomyces cerevisiae YDL170W UGA3 Transcriptional activator necessary for gamma-aminobutyrate (GABA)-dependent induction of GABA genes (such as UGA1 UGA2 UGA4)), whose protein sequence is MLAKGLIFGRSERNRKKLKARKDSTENNRDDVNIDKSLDVQSIQKAPLKGKSLFLNTTINDLKSIYEVPDEQLATNSDPTSIYHSFETYTFDNQYDKKSFKVMDTDIQLISKPDNIWGAYNDFNFEDYLNPFCDDTSYFPLVNDLSFFPFNYDTMDYNLFEYFVKKICPVCICYSERGIPSEADTPINSQSDKINPYLKYIVPLGMKSELLFKTIVAIAANELNIVQYRSFYEDIARNSMSYVLEELPKLIHKGKVTNSNNWDEILPTILMLCFADISTECGRIWILHLNGAKEFIRYLIDSQVEGELSKFVVRYFISHEIMGQTAWSDQPNNLLWDPFFEDLKYDYDTNIDLVLGCSPYLISLINSITMLGDYTETLDFGLKHTRDSIQPDILKQRDRLELELVNLEQKLTVEEINESAVYVRQIARVKKIAAILYLFIRVDQELYFTLGKSFYRQCHLRLKNMRPWVLEAIDIMNNMNTSSMSLLWPLFIVGVVSYDDEDHRHFVLHRLQEMEMSRKLASVRMAKHTIETLWKEKDLGCSLLNWKDMMRGRADTISLA, encoded by the coding sequence ATTTTTGAATACTACgattaatgatttaaaaaGTATTTATGAAGTGCCTGACGAGCAGTTGGCTACGAATAGTGACCCGACCTCGATTTATCATTCTTTTGAAACTTACACATTTGATAACCAGTATGATAAAAAGTCTTTTAAAGTTATGGATACTGATATCCAACTTATTAGTAAGCCAGATAATATTTGGGGAGCctataatgattttaatttcgAGGATTATTTGAATCCTTTCTGTGATGATACAAGCTATTTTCCGCTAGTAAATGACTTATCCTTCTTTCCTTTCAATTATGATACAATGGATTACAATTTATTTGAGTATTTTGTGAAAAAAATATGTCCCGTGTGCATTTGCTATTCAGAAAGAGGAATACCCTCAGAAGCAGATACTCCAATAAATTCCCAAAGTGATAAGATTAACCCATATCTCAAATATATTGTTCCATTAGGAATGAAGTCTGAATTACTATTTAAGACAATAGTAGCAATTGCCGCAAACGAGTTGAATATTGTGCAATATCGTAGTTTTTATGAAGACATAGCCCGCAATTCCATGTCATATGTGTTGGAAGAGCTTCCAAAGTTGATTCATAAAGGAAAAGTTAcaaattccaataattgGGACGAAATATTGCCGACAATTTTAATGCTATGTTTTGCAGATATATCCACCGAGTGCGGTCGAATATGGATCTTGCATCTTAATGGAGCGAAAGAATTCATCAGATACTTAATCGACAGTCAAGTGGAAGGTGAATTAAGTAAATTCGTTGTGAGGTATTTTATATCACATGAAATAATGGGACAGACAGCGTGGTCAGATCAGCCAAATAATCTTCTTTGGGACCcattttttgaagatttaaagTATGACTATGACACCAATATCGATTTGGTTCTTGGATGTAGCCCTTATCTTATAAGTCTCATTAATAGTATAACCATGTTAGGTGATTATACAGAAACCTTGGATTTTGGATTAAAGCATACTAGAGATTCAATCCAGCCAGACATATTGAAACAGAGAGATCGATtggaattggaattggttAATCTTGAACAAAAACTAACGGTGGAGGAAATCAACGAATCCGCAGTATATGTGCGGCAGATTGCTAGAGTCAAAAAAATAGCGGCGATACTATACCTTTTTATCAGGGTTGACCAAGAGCTTTATTTTACTTTAGGAAAGAGCTTCTACAGACAGTGTCACCTTAGGTTGAAGAACATGAGGCCTTGGGTCTTAGAAGCTATAgatataatgaataatatgaaCACATCCTCTATGTCTCTCCTTTGGCCTTTATTTATAGTGGGCGTGGTTTcatatgatgatgaagaccATCGCCATTTCGTACTTCACAGACTACAAGAAATGGAAATGTCTCGTAAATTGGCTAGTGTGAGGATGGCGAAACATACTATTGAAACCTTATGGAAAGAAAAAGACCTTGGCTGTCTGTTATTAAACTGGAAAGATATGATGAGAGGACGCGCGGATACAATAAGTTTAGCTTAG
- a CDS encoding DEHA2A02706p (similar to uniprot|P28273 Saccharomyces cerevisiae YKL215C) — protein MTASDRVVIAIDRGGTFTDVIYKYKGIEKTFKLLSVDPSNYQDSNIEGIRRVLEKVTDRKIPRGSQLDTSIVSSIRLGTTVATNALLERKGARCALVTTKGFKDLLHIGDQSRPDLFALDITKPGVLYEKVIEAEERVTLPAFTVDPNRYDCQDLFDGEKYVRGQTKEIFEILEPLDEVKLREELSLLKKDGIDSIAIVFIHGFNFQAHEKAAGKIAQELGFRNISLSHKVLPVIKAVTRGHSTTVDAYLTPIVKEYISNFLSGLKPDYNDHTKIEFMQSDGGLCSYEKFSGLRSLLSGPAGGVVGQAMTCYDQNNKIPVIGFDMGGTSTDVSRYAGDFEFSFESITAGIKIAAPQIDVNTVAAGGGSILFYRNGTFFVGPESASAHPGPACYRKGGPLTITDANLFIGRLLPKYFPHIFGDAEDQPLDFEVTKQKFEALTKVINRENPDSPKTPQGVALGFLEVANFQMAKPIRELTGSKGHDISGHSLASFGGAGGQHAASIAQLLKINRILIHKHSSILSAYGILVADLVSEKQQPCSEIIDSQSVNILLKKCDKLKEEAIEELLMESVAPSTISCKLYFNMGYEGSDTRFMVLQPEMNQFLELFYEIHQRELGFNDRSRNVIVSDIRVRVTGNTADNEREISPYDELESTEITEVSKNKAEETVLIYFEGGYQNSEVYFLENLTTGSVVNGPALILDSTQTILVSPQCQATVLSRHIVMDLKSNKIECISSKVVDPIKLAIFANRFMSIADDMSRTLQKISVSANIKERMDYSCALFDNEGNLTANAPNVPVHLGSMSSAIRYQLEYWKDDLHEGDILCTNSPSVGGTHLPDLTIISPVFYDSKLQFVVASRAHHSEIGGSAPGSSSSYARDIVDEGVNIKTWKIVQNGKFDDDGLLKHFVEEPKSHGVCGTRNIDDNISDLKAQIAANQRGINLLLELFKEYGSDVVLFYMRSVKKTAELAVRSFFKDFFQQNRDKIPLKAEDYLDDGSKICVSIDVDGDDGSASFDFTGTSLESYSNLNAPKSVTYSAVIYVLRCLISLDIPLNQGCLNPCTLYVPENTLINPSEFAAVCAGNGMTSQRTTDVLFKAFGVTSATGGCMNGINFGTGGENEKGELIKGFGYTETIGQGSCAGIIEKDGKRVGFDGFSGTQTNMTNTRITDPEVLEQRYPCLLRTFTIRQNSGGKGKWNGGNGLIREIQFNSPVHVSLVTQRRVYSPWGIYGGECGKKGENYLGRNRSNGIIQWIHLPSLAEIEIRKCDILRILTPGGGGFGKPADSDEYWRIGDCSPNSFEHIPLSLGSVGSLKEGSNTSQ, from the coding sequence ATGACAGCGTCCGATCGTGTTGTAATAGCTATAGATAGAGGAGGAACCTTCACAGATGTGATATACAAATACAAAGGAATTGAGAAAACATTCAAGTTATTATCTGTTGACccttcaaattatcaagattCCAATATTGAAGGAATCAGAAGAGTGTTAGAAAAAGTAACCGATAGGAAAATACCTAGGGGTAGTCAATTGGATACGTCTATAGTTTCATCTATTAGACTTGGGACTACAGTTGCGACTAATGCTCTTTTGGAAAGGAAAGGTGCAAGATGTGCGTTGGTAACTACTAAAGGGTTTAAGGATTTACTTCATATTGGTGATCAATCGAGACCAGACTTATTTGCGCTTGATATAACTAAGCCAGGTGTTCTTTACGAAAAAGTTATCGAAGCGGAAGAACGTGTTACTCTTCCAGCATTCACAGTTGATCCAAATAGGTATGACTGTCAAGATCTCTTTGACGGTGAAAAATATGTTAGAGGTCAAACGAAAGAAATATTCGAAATTTTGGAGCCATTGGATGAAGTAAAACTTCGAGAAGAATTGTCacttttgaaaaaagatGGAATTGATTCCATTGCGATTGTTTTCATCCATGGGTTTAATTTTCAAGCTCATGAAAAAGCTGCTGGTAAAATAGCTCAAGAACTTGGATTTcgaaatatttctttatctcATAAAGTTCTTCCAGTTATAAAAGCTGTTACTAGGGGGCACTCCACCACCGTGGATGCATATTTAACACCAATTGTAAAAGAgtatatttctaattttttaaGCGGATTGAAACCTGACTATAATGATCATACAAAAATCGAATTTATGCAATCTGACGGTGGATTATGTTCTTATGAGAAGTTTTCAGGGCTTCGGTCGTTATTATCAGGTCCTGCTGGTGGCGTTGTCGGCCAGGCTATGACTTGTTACGACCAAAATAACAAAATTCCCGTAATTGGCTTCGATATGGGTGGAACTTCTACTGATGTTTCACGTTATGCTGGGGATTTTGagttttcatttgaaagtATAACGGCAGGTATTAAAATAGCAGCTCCTCAAATTGACGTGAATACTGTTGCAGCTGGTGGTGGatctatattattttatagGAATGGGACGTTTTTTGTGGGTCCTGAGTCTGCCAGCGCTCATCCAGGTCCAGCTTGCTACAGAAAGGGTGGACCTCTTACAATAACCGATGCAAATCTTTTTATAGGAAGATTATTGCCAAAGTACTTTCCACATATCTTCGGTGATGCTGAGGATCAACCTCTTGATTTCGAAGTAACCAAACAGAAGTTTGAGGCATTAACGAAAGTTATTAATAGGGAGAATCCAGATTCCCCCAAAACCCCCCAAGGAGTCGCTCTTGGGTTTCTCGAAGTTGctaattttcaaatggCTAAACCTATCAGGGAACTTACAGGGTCTAAAGGCCACGATATATCTGGTCATTCATTGGCGTCCTTTGGTGGTGCTGGTGGTCAACATGCTGCATCAATTGcccaattattgaaaattaatcgcatattaatacataaacactcttcaatattatcagcTTACGGTATATTAGTTGCTGACCTAGTTAGTGAAAAACAGCAGCCTTGTtctgaaattattgattccCAGTCAGTCAATATATTGCTTAAAAAATGtgataaattaaaagaGGAAGCTATCGAGGAGCTCCTTATGGAATCTGTTGCCCCAAGTACGATTAGttgtaaattatattttaatatggGCTATGAGGGTTCTGATACCCGCTTTATGGTTCTTCAGCCAGAGATGAACCAATTTTTAGAACTCTTCTATGAAATTCACCAACGTGAACTTGGCTTCAACGATAGAAGTCGAAATGTAATTGTATCAGATATACGAGTTAGAGTAACTGGAAATACGGCTGACAATGAAAGAGAAATTTCTCCTTATGATGAGCTCGAATCTACAGAAATTACAGAAGTCTCTAAGAATAAGGCAGAGGAAACAGtgttaatatattttgaaggAGGATATCAAAATTCAGAAGTATATTTCTTAGAAAATTTAACTACGGGTTCGGTTGTAAATGGCCCTGCATTAATATTAGATTCAACACAGACAATCCTAGTATCCCCACAATGCCAGGCTACTGTTTTGTCCAGACATATAGTAATGGATTTGAAGctgaataaaattgaatgcATAAGTTCTAAGGTTGTTGATCCTATTAAATTGGCAATCTTCGCAAACAGATTTATGTCTATAGCAGACGACATGTCAAGAACATTGCAAAAGATTTCGGTAAGTGCTAATATTAAGGAAAGAATGGATTATTCGTGTGCActatttgataatgaaggtAATTTAACTGCAAATGCTCCGAATGTACCAGTGCATTTGGGATCAATGTCGTCTGCCATAAGGTATCAGTTGGAATATTGGAAAGATGATTTACACGAAGGCGATATACTTTGTACTAATTCTCCGAGTGTTGGCGGAACTCACTTACCAGACTTAACTATAATCTCACCTGTATTTTATGATTCGAAGCTTCAGTTTGTTGTTGCATCAAGGGCCCATCATTCAGAGATTGGAGGATCTGCTCCTggatcatcatcatcttaTGCGAGGGATATTGTCGACGAAGGTGTTAATATCAAGACCTGGAAGATTGTTCAGAATGGcaaatttgatgatgatggaTTGTTGAAGcattttgttgaagaaCCTAAATCACATGGTGTATGCGGTACAAGGAATATAGATGATAATATCTCTGACTTGAAGGCACAAATTGCAGCGAATCAAAGAggaataaatttattattagaactttttaaagaatatggAAGTGACGTAGTATTATTCTATATGAGAAGTGTTAAGAAGACTGCTGAATTAGCAGTGAGAAGTTTCTTTAAAGATTTTTTTCAGCAAAATAGAGATAAGATTCCCTTAAAGGCTGAAGATTACTTAGATGATGGCTCAAAAATCTGCGTTTCTATTGATGTGGACGGTGACGATGGTTCGGCTTCTTTTGATTTTACGGGAACTTCTCTAGAGTCATATTCGAATCTCAATGCTCCGAAATCGGTGACGTATTCGGCTGTGATATATGTATTGAGATGCTTGATAAGTTTAGATATACCTCTTAATCAAGGATGTTTGAATCCCTGTACACTCTATGTTCCTGAAAACACGCTTATTAACCCTAGTGAGTTTGCAGCTGTATGTGCTGGTAATGGAATGACTTCACAGAGAACCACTGATGTTTTATTTAAAGCTTTTGGTGTAACTTCAGCTACTGGTGGCTGCATGAATGGTATAAATTTCGGTACAGGAGGCGAAAACGAAAAAGGCGAACTTATAAAAGGATTCGGTTATACTGAAACTATTGGTCAAGGAAGTTGTGCTGGAATAATAGAAAAGGATGGTAAGAGAGTAGGATTTGATGGTTTTTCTGGTACACAAACAAATATGACAAATACCAGGATTACTGATCCCGAAGTATTGGAACAAAGATACCCATGTCTATTACGTACATTTACTATCAGGCAAAATAGTGGTGGCAAGGGGAAGTGGAACGGAGGTAATGGATTAATACGGGAGATTCAATTCAACTCACCTGTTCATGTATCTTTAGTGACTCAGCGCCGAGTTTATTCACCTTGGGGAATATATGGAGGTGAATGCGGTAAAAAGGGAGAAAATTACCTTGGAAGGAATAGATCTAATGGAATAATCCAATGGATACATCTACCATCTCTTGctgaaatagaaataagGAAATGCGATATTTTACGCATATTGACACCAGGCGGTGGAGGTTTTGGAAAACCAGCGGACTCTGATGAGTATTGGAGAATTGGTGATTGTTCACCAAACTCATTTGAACACATTCCTCTTTCATTAGGATCTGTCGGATCATTAAAAGAGGGTTCAAACACTTCTCAATGA